Proteins co-encoded in one Arthrobacter globiformis genomic window:
- the gcvP gene encoding aminomethyl-transferring glycine dehydrogenase: protein MEFLLTVNSASSSFVDRHIGARRQADVEAMLKAVGYDTVDALVDTAVPNDIRQDSALELAPALSEVEALAELRKLAAKNKTAVQMIGQGYYDTVTPPVIRRNVLEAPAWYTAYTPYQPEISQGRLEALLNFQTMVQDLVGLPIANASLLDEATAVAEAVLLMRRANKNKTAHDGKTVLDADCLPQTIAIVRGRAEALGFEVEVADLSQGLPDGDINGVVLQQPGVSGRVFDHSEVIAAAKERGALVTVAADLLALTLITPPGEQGADIAVGSAQRLGVPLFYGGPHAAYMAVQKGLERSLPGRLVGVSKDSAGVPAYRLALQTREQHIRREKATSNICTAQALLAIVASMYAVYHGPEGLKAIAETAHGHAKTLAASLKAAGLDVLHTSFFDTVTVSVPGKAAGIIAAAEQKGINLRSIDADTVGISTDETTTPAIVADLLAAFGARAVEATDGFALDAAVERSSAYLQHPVFNTHRSETQLLRYIRKLSDRDLALDRTMIPLGSCTMKLNATAEMEAISWPEFASIHPFAPDSQTEGWRELIADLEAQLTEITGYDQVSIQPNAGSQGELAGLLAIRGYHLSRGDQQRNVCLIPASAHGTNAASAVLAGMKVVVVATAADGTIDHADLYAKIEQHRDALSCIMITYPSTHGVYDADVREVCDAIHAAGGQVYIDGANLNALVGLAQPGKFGGDVSHLNLHKTFCIPHGGGGPGVGPVAAKAHLAPFMPGDAATWTEGNDVPISASRFGSAGVLPISWAYVKLMGGSGLTEATKSALLAANYVAASLNDFFPVLYTGEGGLVAHECILDLRELTAKTGVTAEDVAKRLIDYGFHAPTLAFPVAGTLMVEPTESEDLGEIDRFIKAMIAIRGEIDQVANGDFTVENSPLRNAPHTAAAAISSDWDRAYPREQAVFPVHSLKQDKYFPPVGRIDGAAGDRNLICSCPPIEAFEN, encoded by the coding sequence ATGGAGTTCCTTTTGACCGTTAATTCAGCCTCCTCGTCCTTCGTCGACCGGCATATTGGCGCCCGCCGGCAGGCCGACGTCGAAGCCATGCTCAAGGCCGTCGGCTACGACACCGTCGACGCGCTGGTTGATACGGCAGTGCCCAACGACATCCGCCAGGACTCAGCGCTGGAGCTCGCGCCGGCCCTGAGCGAAGTGGAAGCACTGGCAGAGCTCCGGAAGCTTGCGGCCAAGAATAAGACGGCCGTCCAGATGATCGGCCAGGGCTACTACGACACCGTGACGCCCCCGGTGATCCGCCGCAACGTCCTAGAGGCACCCGCCTGGTACACCGCGTACACGCCCTACCAGCCGGAGATCTCCCAGGGCCGGCTCGAGGCCCTGCTGAACTTCCAGACCATGGTCCAGGACCTGGTGGGCCTGCCCATCGCCAACGCCTCGCTGCTGGATGAAGCGACGGCCGTGGCCGAGGCTGTGCTGCTGATGCGCCGGGCCAACAAGAACAAGACCGCCCACGACGGCAAGACGGTCCTGGATGCGGACTGCCTGCCGCAGACCATTGCAATCGTCAGGGGCCGCGCCGAAGCCCTCGGTTTCGAGGTGGAGGTGGCGGACCTCTCCCAGGGCCTGCCCGACGGCGACATCAACGGCGTTGTCCTCCAGCAGCCCGGTGTCTCCGGCCGCGTTTTCGACCACAGTGAGGTCATCGCCGCCGCCAAGGAACGCGGCGCACTGGTGACGGTGGCCGCAGACCTGCTCGCCCTGACCCTGATCACGCCCCCGGGCGAGCAGGGCGCGGACATTGCCGTCGGCTCCGCCCAGCGCCTGGGCGTTCCGCTGTTCTATGGAGGCCCGCACGCGGCCTACATGGCCGTGCAGAAGGGCCTTGAACGCTCCCTGCCCGGCCGCCTGGTGGGCGTCTCCAAGGACTCCGCTGGTGTTCCCGCCTACCGCCTGGCGCTGCAGACCCGCGAGCAGCACATCCGCCGCGAGAAGGCCACGTCCAACATCTGCACGGCGCAGGCACTGCTGGCCATCGTTGCCTCCATGTACGCCGTCTACCACGGCCCGGAAGGCCTGAAGGCGATCGCCGAAACCGCGCACGGCCACGCGAAGACCCTGGCAGCGTCGCTCAAGGCCGCCGGCCTGGACGTCCTGCACACCAGCTTCTTCGACACCGTGACGGTTTCCGTTCCGGGCAAGGCCGCCGGCATCATCGCCGCCGCCGAGCAGAAGGGCATCAACCTTCGCAGCATCGACGCCGACACCGTTGGCATCTCCACCGATGAAACCACGACGCCGGCCATCGTGGCCGACCTTCTCGCTGCCTTCGGTGCCAGGGCAGTGGAGGCGACTGACGGTTTCGCCCTGGACGCCGCCGTCGAGCGTTCCTCCGCGTACCTGCAGCACCCGGTGTTCAACACGCACCGCTCGGAGACCCAGCTGCTGCGCTACATCCGCAAGCTTTCCGACCGCGACCTGGCGCTGGACCGCACCATGATCCCGCTGGGTTCCTGCACGATGAAGCTGAACGCGACGGCGGAGATGGAAGCCATTTCGTGGCCGGAGTTCGCCTCGATCCACCCGTTCGCCCCGGATTCCCAGACCGAGGGCTGGCGCGAACTGATCGCCGACCTCGAGGCGCAGCTGACCGAGATCACCGGGTACGACCAGGTGTCCATCCAGCCCAACGCCGGTTCCCAGGGCGAGCTTGCCGGCCTGCTGGCCATCCGCGGCTACCACCTCTCCCGCGGCGATCAGCAGCGCAACGTCTGCCTGATCCCCGCCTCGGCGCACGGCACCAACGCGGCCTCGGCCGTGCTGGCCGGCATGAAGGTGGTCGTCGTGGCCACCGCCGCCGACGGCACCATCGACCACGCTGACCTGTACGCGAAGATCGAGCAGCACCGGGATGCGCTCTCCTGCATCATGATCACCTACCCGTCCACGCACGGCGTTTACGACGCCGACGTCCGCGAGGTCTGCGACGCCATCCATGCGGCCGGCGGCCAGGTGTACATCGACGGGGCCAACCTCAACGCGCTCGTGGGCTTGGCCCAGCCCGGCAAGTTCGGCGGCGACGTCTCGCACCTGAACCTGCACAAGACCTTCTGCATCCCGCACGGCGGCGGCGGCCCCGGCGTCGGTCCCGTTGCGGCAAAGGCGCACCTGGCTCCATTCATGCCGGGCGATGCGGCAACCTGGACCGAAGGAAACGACGTTCCGATCTCCGCCTCGCGCTTCGGCTCTGCCGGCGTACTGCCGATCTCCTGGGCCTACGTGAAGCTCATGGGCGGCAGCGGCCTGACCGAGGCCACCAAGTCCGCGCTGCTCGCCGCTAATTACGTGGCCGCCAGCCTCAACGACTTCTTCCCTGTGCTCTACACGGGCGAAGGCGGCCTGGTGGCGCACGAGTGCATCCTGGACCTGCGCGAACTCACGGCCAAGACCGGCGTGACCGCCGAGGACGTGGCCAAGCGCCTGATCGACTACGGCTTCCACGCGCCCACCCTGGCGTTCCCGGTCGCGGGCACGCTGATGGTGGAGCCCACCGAGTCCGAGGACCTGGGCGAGATCGACCGGTTCATCAAGGCCATGATCGCCATCCGCGGCGAGATCGACCAGGTGGCAAACGGCGACTTCACCGTGGAGAACAGCCCGCTGCGCAACGCACCGCACACCGCGGCCGCTGCGATCAGCTCCGACTGGGACCGCGCCTACCCGCGCGAGCAGGCCGTCTTCCCCGTGCACTCGCTCAAGCAGGACAAGTACTTCCCGCCGGTGGGCCGCATCGACGGCGCAGCCGGCGACCGGAACCTGATCTGCTCCTGCCCGCCGATCGAAGCCTTCGAGAACTAG
- the gcvH gene encoding glycine cleavage system protein GcvH → MAKVAPELQYSDEHEWVSREDGNVVSIGISAVATDALGDIVYVDLPEVGSAVTAGETCGEVESTKSVSDLYSPVTGEVTEINPVVVEDPALINNDPYGAGWLFKVAADSEGPLLSAEEYASKNGGEL, encoded by the coding sequence ATGGCAAAAGTTGCCCCTGAACTGCAGTACTCCGACGAACACGAGTGGGTCTCCCGCGAGGATGGGAACGTTGTGTCCATTGGCATTTCTGCCGTGGCCACTGACGCCCTCGGCGACATCGTCTACGTGGACCTTCCCGAGGTCGGCTCGGCCGTGACCGCGGGGGAGACCTGCGGCGAGGTGGAGTCCACCAAGTCGGTCTCGGACCTGTACTCCCCGGTGACGGGTGAGGTTACGGAGATCAACCCGGTCGTCGTCGAGGACCCCGCCCTGATCAACAATGACCCGTACGGCGCCGGCTGGCTGTTCAAGGTGGCCGCTGATTCCGAGGGCCCGCTGCTGTCGGCCGAGGAATACGCCTCCAAGAACGGCGGCGAGCTGTGA
- a CDS encoding MFS transporter, whose product MTLHSTLRPEHTSANQASGGGVRDWFALALLMFPVLLVAVDNTALTFALPAIARSLDPSGVQLLWVVDAYALVLAGLLVAMGSLGDRIGRRRLLLVGISGFAVVSAASAFAPSAEWLIAGRAALGFFGAMLMPSTLSLIRNVFREPGRRRLAVAIWAAGFSGGAALGPIFGGWLVEHFWWGAVLLVAVPIMLPPLILGRFLIPESRDPNPGRVDLASVALSMLAMVPVVYGIKELATHGPRLTSFGVLAFGLAMGLVFVRRQQALASPLLDMSLFRNRVFSTAITANILALFSYNGFILFLAQHLQLLEGMSPSESGTAMLPALTATVVAGLLVVPLVRKVRPGFVVAAGLALGAAGYCIVAFGDHDAGPAALLAALLILALGVGSAETISNDLILGAVPAEKSGAAAAISETGYEVGSLLGTAILGSILTASYQQHLALPETVAQAVPAESADQARETLAGAMELAGSLPAPLAEGLTAAARAAFDSGVHITAAIALVLMAGASVLAAVALRRVPPAK is encoded by the coding sequence ATGACCCTGCACTCAACCCTTCGCCCGGAGCACACTTCCGCAAATCAGGCCAGCGGGGGCGGCGTGCGCGACTGGTTCGCCCTGGCCCTGCTCATGTTCCCGGTCCTCCTGGTGGCCGTGGACAACACTGCACTGACGTTCGCCCTTCCCGCGATCGCCCGCAGCCTCGACCCCTCAGGCGTGCAGCTTTTGTGGGTGGTGGATGCCTACGCCCTGGTCCTCGCCGGACTCCTCGTTGCCATGGGCAGCCTCGGCGACAGGATCGGGCGCCGTCGGCTGCTGCTGGTTGGAATTTCGGGCTTTGCGGTGGTCTCCGCGGCGTCGGCCTTCGCCCCGAGCGCCGAATGGCTCATTGCCGGCCGAGCGGCCCTCGGATTCTTCGGCGCCATGCTCATGCCATCTACGCTGTCACTGATCCGCAACGTCTTCCGGGAGCCGGGCAGGCGGAGGCTGGCCGTGGCCATCTGGGCCGCAGGGTTCTCCGGCGGCGCAGCGCTGGGGCCGATCTTTGGCGGCTGGCTGGTGGAGCACTTCTGGTGGGGCGCCGTCCTGCTCGTGGCCGTGCCCATTATGCTGCCGCCGCTGATTCTTGGCCGCTTCCTCATTCCGGAATCCAGGGATCCGAATCCGGGCCGCGTGGATCTGGCCAGCGTGGCACTGTCAATGCTGGCCATGGTGCCGGTGGTCTACGGCATCAAGGAACTGGCCACCCATGGACCCCGCCTGACGTCGTTCGGAGTTCTGGCGTTTGGCCTGGCCATGGGACTCGTGTTTGTCCGCCGCCAGCAGGCCCTCGCATCCCCCCTCCTGGACATGTCGCTGTTCAGGAACCGCGTGTTCAGCACGGCGATCACGGCAAACATCCTGGCGCTGTTCTCCTATAACGGCTTCATCCTGTTTCTGGCCCAGCACCTGCAGCTGCTCGAGGGCATGTCACCGTCGGAGTCGGGCACCGCCATGCTGCCGGCCCTGACGGCCACCGTGGTGGCGGGTTTGCTCGTGGTTCCGCTGGTCCGGAAGGTCCGGCCGGGCTTTGTGGTGGCCGCGGGACTGGCGCTGGGCGCCGCCGGTTACTGCATCGTGGCGTTTGGGGATCACGACGCCGGGCCCGCCGCGCTGCTGGCCGCCCTCCTCATTCTGGCGCTGGGTGTGGGTTCTGCCGAGACTATCTCGAACGATCTGATTCTGGGCGCCGTGCCGGCGGAAAAATCCGGCGCAGCTGCAGCCATTTCGGAGACCGGCTACGAAGTGGGCTCACTCCTCGGGACAGCCATCCTGGGGTCCATCCTGACCGCGTCATACCAGCAGCATCTCGCCCTGCCGGAGACCGTTGCCCAGGCAGTGCCGGCAGAGTCGGCGGACCAGGCCAGGGAGACCCTGGCGGGGGCCATGGAGCTCGCCGGGTCACTCCCGGCCCCGCTGGCCGAGGGGCTCACGGCGGCGGCCCGGGCCGCCTTCGATTCCGGCGTCCACATCACCGCGGCGATCGCGCTGGTCCTGATGGCAGGAGCGTCGGTGCTCGCCGCCGTCGCACTTCGCCGCGTCCCGCCAGCGAAGTAG
- the gcvT gene encoding glycine cleavage system aminomethyltransferase GcvT, with amino-acid sequence MTENYTALYEEHKKLGASFTDFGGWQMPLKYGSELAEHHAVRNSAGIFDLSHMGEIWVTGPDAAAFLDYALAGKISAMAVGKAKYSLICNEDGGIIDDLIVYRRPSEVEGADRFLVVPNAGNAKVVAEALVQRAGSAKEGGFDTAVEDASAETSLIAVQGPKAEEILLRLVPAAQHELVTGLKYYAAVEVSFLVGGASRNLLLARTGYTGEDGFEIFVENDDAAALWQSIVAIAEEGELTPSGLASRDSLRLEAGMPLYGNELSLEGDPFAAGLGPVVALSKEGDFVGKAALAAKKEAGAGSTSGRKLVGLKGLGRRAGRGHYPVLKDGNVVGEVTSGQPSPTLGYPVAMAYVAVAYAEPGTALDIDLRGKAEPFEVVALPFYKRQK; translated from the coding sequence ATGACTGAGAACTACACTGCCCTTTACGAGGAGCACAAGAAGCTGGGCGCCTCGTTCACTGACTTCGGCGGCTGGCAGATGCCGCTCAAGTACGGCTCTGAACTGGCGGAGCACCACGCCGTCCGCAACTCGGCCGGCATCTTCGACCTCTCCCACATGGGCGAAATCTGGGTGACCGGCCCGGATGCCGCAGCGTTCCTCGACTACGCCCTGGCCGGCAAGATCTCCGCCATGGCCGTCGGCAAGGCCAAGTACTCCCTGATCTGCAACGAGGACGGCGGCATCATCGACGACCTCATCGTGTACCGCCGCCCCTCCGAGGTTGAGGGCGCCGACAGGTTCCTGGTGGTCCCGAACGCCGGCAACGCCAAGGTGGTGGCCGAGGCACTGGTGCAGCGGGCTGGTTCTGCCAAGGAAGGCGGGTTCGACACCGCCGTCGAGGACGCCTCCGCAGAGACGTCGCTGATCGCGGTGCAGGGTCCCAAGGCCGAGGAGATCCTCCTCCGACTGGTTCCCGCAGCCCAGCACGAGCTCGTTACCGGTCTGAAGTACTACGCCGCCGTCGAGGTTTCCTTCCTGGTGGGGGGCGCCAGCCGGAACCTGCTGCTGGCCCGCACCGGTTACACCGGCGAGGACGGTTTCGAGATTTTCGTGGAGAACGACGACGCCGCTGCCCTTTGGCAGTCCATCGTCGCCATCGCGGAGGAGGGGGAGCTGACGCCGTCCGGCCTCGCCTCCCGCGATTCGCTCCGCCTTGAGGCCGGCATGCCGCTGTACGGCAACGAGCTCTCCCTGGAAGGCGACCCGTTCGCTGCCGGCCTGGGTCCCGTCGTCGCGCTGTCCAAGGAAGGTGACTTCGTAGGCAAGGCCGCGCTGGCCGCCAAGAAGGAAGCCGGAGCGGGATCCACCTCGGGCCGCAAGCTCGTGGGCCTCAAAGGCCTGGGCCGCCGCGCCGGCCGCGGGCACTACCCGGTTCTCAAGGACGGCAACGTCGTCGGCGAAGTCACCTCCGGCCAGCCCAGCCCGACCCTCGGCTACCCGGTCGCCATGGCGTACGTCGCCGTCGCCTACGCCGAGCCCGGCACAGCACTGGACATCGACCTGCGGGGTAAGGCGGAGCCGTTCGAAGTGGTCGCACTGCCTTTCTACAAGCGCCAAAAGTAG
- a CDS encoding TetR/AcrR family transcriptional regulator, with product MPRKPVARGAVLDAFESLLIEVGERAATLDAVAARAGVSKGGLLYHFPNKEALIGVLLDRLEEFAEADAQAMAAAPEGAAAYFIKSSVWADTPLDRAIVAATRLAEVAHEETRRRFAHIQQRWLDEIARDVGPGLAKAVLYMGDGLYFNAMLSVGPAATPSETAADVESLLAALDRLRG from the coding sequence ATGCCCAGAAAACCGGTCGCCCGCGGCGCAGTGCTCGATGCGTTTGAATCCCTCCTGATCGAGGTGGGGGAGCGCGCCGCCACCCTTGATGCCGTGGCCGCCCGTGCCGGCGTCTCCAAGGGTGGGCTCCTGTACCACTTTCCGAACAAGGAAGCGCTGATCGGTGTCCTGCTGGACCGCCTCGAGGAGTTCGCGGAAGCGGATGCCCAGGCCATGGCTGCAGCTCCCGAGGGTGCGGCAGCCTACTTCATCAAATCGTCCGTCTGGGCGGACACCCCGCTGGACCGTGCCATCGTGGCTGCGACGAGGCTTGCCGAGGTGGCGCACGAGGAGACGCGGCGCCGGTTCGCCCACATCCAGCAGCGGTGGCTGGATGAGATCGCCCGCGACGTCGGGCCGGGCCTGGCCAAGGCGGTCCTGTACATGGGTGACGGGCTCTACTTCAACGCCATGCTGTCCGTCGGGCCGGCGGCGACGCCATCCGAGACGGCGGCTGACGTCGAAAGCCTTCTTGCCGCTCTTGACCGGCTCAGGGGGTAG